The Salvia splendens isolate huo1 chromosome 20, SspV2, whole genome shotgun sequence nucleotide sequence TACAAAGTCATTGATGAAGCAAGCTAAGGCACTTACAACATAACTAACATACATTCATGGCTAGATCTTCAAGGCAATCACAATCCTCAAAGCATACCAGTACTTGATCCATACTTCACTAGGAATTGATGAACCAAGCAACCTAAATCTAGGAATTAGTTGAAAACCCTCTTCAAGAGGAACAAATCTCTCAAGTATATGATTTCAGCAATAACTAAGGAATAAAATGGGAAAATGGGTATTTATAGTTTAGGCCAAAATCCCTAGAAAAAGGCCCACAAAATCTATCATGCGTCactctacccggccgggtgaatattAGGGTGCtaaatcacccggtcgggtgaaagtCTCTGGACCCGCCCTGCCTTCCGTGagtcacccgaccgggtggacgAAGTGACCCaaaaatcacccggtcgggtggaacGCTCTGACCCTTTCATGCCTTCGACGACGCAAATTTCCCTTTACAATTCCATAGTCCAAAAATCACAATTGTAGTCATTGGGTACTGGGTATGATATTGAAGAAGTCTCTAAATAATGCAATTCTGATTGcaaacaaatcaaaacaatGATAACGAGACGAAAGAGTATTTTTCTGACTTCCATCTAGAAGGCAAGCTGGTTTTCAACCGTCGGAGAATTGATAGGGACcaaacttttactttattccgaAAGTGAGCTGATAACCTCtctctatatatttatttagcTTATTTAATGAATTATTGTTTAGCTGTTAGGATTTGATTTAGCATCCTAGTTTGTAGAAGTCTTATAAATATATGTGGGGTCTTTATTATCATTAGGGAGTGTTCACCTTGGAAGAATTGGCCATATCTGGGTCCATTTCTGAGTATTCTTGGTGTTTGGTGTATGCTATATATTCAGGAGAGCCCAAGAAATAATGGCTAGCCCACACTGTTCATATGAAACAGAGtagatttttttgttttcaaattggTAAGATTTGGTATCTGTATTGAAGAGCGGACCAAGAATTTGTAGTGAATACTGAGAATATATCCATCACGGTTCCAACGATTCTTCTGTTGTGGGGTTTTCACCTGAAGTTTTCAAATGTTGTCTGTAGAGAAGAAagaacaattttaaaaaattagtaaagcACCATGTTTACAGTAGTTGGGTACAGAGCTCATTCCACAAATCTTGTATACTAAACAATTGTGTGCACGTTATAATTATGCTGGGAAGGGGAATTATGTAATGAAGAAAAACTAGTGCTAAATGTTTTTAAGCATTGTTTAtcctttccttctctttttaaCTTCTTTGCAGGGTAGTTGTATTTTTCTTATGCTTCATCAATCATTACATATTACTGCAGTTTCAGTTATTTCTACAAGTATCTTCTGCATCAAGTGCTTTTTGGGAATGTGAGATTTCATTGCGGACCAGAAGCATCTCAATACAAGTGGAAAATGGGGCCTCTAGCTTTCTCATATCTTCTCCTAATGAATTGTGGTCAGCCATTTAGTGAAAAGATAAAACTGTATTCAAACAAGATTGCCCCACTTTAGGACCACTTCCATATGCCACTTGCAATGTTTATGGTTCCTTTATAACCATTAGAGACATTCTTCAAGCCCACCATTATCACCATAAGCTTTGAAAGTGACGTTGCACCTGATAGATTCGTATGCGATGGATATGCAGGTTTGCACGTCGTACTTGATGTTCGTTTCGTCATTAAAGGCTAAGCATACACTAAGGGGTAGTTCGGTAGGGTAGATCATctaatcttgaaattttataaacaaaaatgaCCTAAAATGTGTGTTCTTCTCATATTCGAAGCTGGGATGTCAAGATGATACTAATAATGACATTATTCCAGTCATGTTTGTTATACTAATAGTTTCTTGAAGTAGATTATGCTCACAAAGCacttaatttatattattttgaaattCTACTTCCTATGTTTCATAATAGTGGAGTCGTTTTGCCATTTTTGTACGTTCCATAATAATGGAGTTATTTCCTTTTGCAGCAAAAGTCTAACATATTttttctctattactttactgtctcttactttattctttcttcagctctctacttttttcatttcttactttattttttctttagttGACTCAGTTAAcacaaattttcttaaatcgcgtgccaaaaagaaacgtcCCACTACAGTGGAATAGAGGGAGTAAGATTTAGTATAAATCTTGTGATTAAATGCTTAATAAGCAAATGGTTAAACAGCATTCCAAAACAGCAGACACATAAGAATGCTGGACAAAATGAATCTATATTTTCTCAATAGTAATAATATAGTATGAGCTGATGCTCCTACATTTGGACAAAAACTCAAAGGTGCAAAAAATTCTATCTGTGACAAACACATTTGTAGTGATAAGCGCTGTTTATCGGATCGTTGCCTTCAACCGGAACTTGCTCGGCTCTGCACTTAAACCGGCACCCTCTGCACTCGTTGTAGGTGCACGTTGGTGCCACCGAGCCAATCAGCAATCTTCTAGAGCCATCCTGCAATTTCCACAACCATGATGTCGAAACTCGTGACAAAAAGAAGAAATGTAACCTTAATTAAGGCTTACTTGAATTCCTGGTGATGCAATACCATAATCTGTAGACCCTGTGGCATCTGCAGCATTGCCAAATAAGTTAGAATTACGCACGAAAGAATGAAGCGCGACGCGAAGGGGGAAAGGAGTTGGGACCTTGGATGAGGAGAGCGGCGTAGAGGAAGGCGAGGAGGAGCAAATGCTTCTCCCAAGGGGCCATCGGGGCGCCTTATCCGTAGATGGGAGAAAGGATGTGAAGAATGTATGTGTGTAGATAGGAAGGGAGTGTGGGTGAATACTGACCATAAGGAGATAGAATTGGCTAAAATATGCAGTGGTGCTGCTAAAACAAAAGGAGGTCCCCAACTTAACAGACAAAACAAAATTGTTGAAATAACAGTTTGCTGGATTATTCCATGCGCCTACAAAATCTTATTCACTGTCAtccaatttttttgtatttatttattttgttggaATCATTGTAGGGAGGAGATTGATATCTTTCATGAAAGAATCAAGGGATGTTCCCAAAATTATTCATTTGACTGAAATAAGTTTTGCTTTATTATTTGTTTGTGAAGGTGTGATTcgttgctaactcatcaatgcagcgtattaaaaatgtcaacataaagtttgttgatattttaatacattgtgttgatattgatacttaaaatgtcaacatagtatattatAATGTCTACGCAAATTAGTGTtaacattttaatgtgatcgtgttgatatttttaatacactgcattgatAAATTAACAAGTTATCAATTTGAGAGAAGTTAGCATTAAACGCAGCCTATATATATTTGTGTTTCTAATCTTGCATGTGCTAGTATGACTTTTTTTTTTAGGTTGATATAATGATATGATCTCATGCAGTGTGTTGATGCTTcaaattgtgtgtgtgtgtgtgtgaaattgAAGCATTGATAAGCTTGAATATGGTAGAAGATAGAGCCACGTGTAGGGGGCAGCCTAATTTTTAGGGGGTGGGACCCACTAAAGAGATAAGAAATTGTGGGGTGAATTACTATTGGATTGATAAACTATTGGAAATAATGGTTTAATATTTGGATTAGTTAACCTTTTTAACAAAATTGTGCCACACATGTAGATATTTTCTtcccaaaattcaaatttcagtCATGAATAGAATACGTGACTggtgcaaaataaaataaaaatacgtactcctatattattattagtatgtAAGCGATTGGCAGTGAAACAATATATATTTCCGTACTTCAATAGTTCAATTTGAGACAGTtaggttatttaattttaagctccgcttgatttttatttaattaacgAATTAAACTGTAAGTTTCtctgaatttatttaattctaataaaaatatgatgaATCACTAAAATTCGAAAAGAATGCAAGAATTATAAATGAAAACTGAGCAATCAACTCTCGTGGTGAAAAAACCCATTATCCGACCTGCTTTGTTAAACTCGACAAGgaaattaattattgaaataaaaagaaaatatgtggaAAAAACAGTAATGTGGAATCAAAATAACTTTGTGTAGGAAATGAAATAATGGCTTCTCTTA carries:
- the LOC121781328 gene encoding EPIDERMAL PATTERNING FACTOR-like protein 9, which codes for MAPWEKHLLLLAFLYAALLIQDATGSTDYGIASPGIQDGSRRLLIGSVAPTCTYNECRGCRFKCRAEQVPVEGNDPINSAYHYKCVCHR